The stretch of DNA GAAATTTTTGTAATCGATTCATATGTGAAAAATTAGATTGATATGTATAATATTATAATTGATCACTTAAAGATATGCTAAAGGAGAAGAATTTGGATTTATTGGTAGTTGCCTTAAAAGATGAATTTGTTCACCCAGATAAGCCTGATAATTTGGAAATTATTTATACTGGAGTTGGTAAGGTTAATGCTTCTTTTGCATTAACTAAAGCCATATATGAATATAAGCCCAGTAGAGTTTTTAATTTTGGTACTGCAGGTGCTATATCTGATAATTTACATGGTTTGATAACCGTAACTGGATTTATTGAAAGAGATATGGATGCTACAGGACATGATATGGGGTTTGAGTTAGGGCAAACACCATTTGAGGACGAAATTATAATAGGGCATCAAGGAATTATTTGTGGTACTGGGGACTCTTTTGTAACTTCTATACCTTCAGTAAAATGTGATTTAGTAGATATGGAAGGTTATGCTTTAGCTAAAATTTGTAAATATATGAACATTCCATTTCAATGTTATAAATTTATATCTGATAAAGCTGATAATACTGCTTCTGAAGACTGGCAAAAATCTGTTAATGATGGTCAATCGTTATTTCTTGATAAATTAAATGAAATCCTGTAAAAATTAATTGAATTTAAAAAGATGGTGGGCCGTGAGGGACTCGAACCCTCGACACATGGATTAAAAGTCCACTGCTCTACCAACTGAGCTAACGGCCCAAAAAATTGCACAACGATTTTCTATATTACAATACTTAAGCGTACTTTTCCATTTTGTAGAGTAATTTAAAGATCTAGATGTTGATATTATTACATTTTTCGCAAGTTGATTCAGGTATGAATCCATATTTCATTAAAATTGCAAAAACATAACAACCAGCACAGAATCCAAGTATTGATTCCAGAGCAGCAAAAATTCCTATAACCGAAATTATGAAATAAGCAGTAATTGTTGAAGATAAAACAAATTCTGCAATAACAGCTAATAAGCTAAGTGTGAATCCAATAAGTTGCGCAAATCTTTTTGGTGGGCCAGCAACAGGTTTATTTGGTTCACCCAAAATAGGAATTATTATTTTTGTTGCTAATAAACCCATGGGGCTTAATGTTGGACCTGTTAAAACTCGAGCTAAGAATCCATAGAGTAGTACCCAAAGAAGTACATTTTGATTAGTAAATAAGATTATTAATATTAATATAATAACCATACCTGCAACAAGGCGCGCGGCATATTCATTAACAGGATGTGGAAAACTAAATAGACCTCTCATTTCTTCACCCAATACCCAATTTAATTAGATTATAAACTATAGGTTAGCATTTTTTTGTTGTCAATTACCTTTATATAAGACTTAATTTATTGATAGGCCAATACAGTATCCATGCTTTGCCTATAATACTGTCATATGGGACTAACCATCCGTTTCTAGAGTCGTTACTTTCAGCTCGATTGTCCCCAAGTACAAAGAAGAAGCCATTTTCTATCGTTGTAGGGCCAATTGATTTACCTGAATAACTATTTGTTAGATATTTTTCTGTTAATTTTTCATTGTTCAGATAGACATTGCCGTTAACTATTTCCACAACATCTCCTGGTATACCAATAACACGTTTAACAAACATTTTATTTGGATCTGGAGGATATTTAAATATTATTATATCTCCTCTTTCGGGTTTACTAAATAAGGATTTGTGTCCTTCAGATTGATAATATGGGAGAAATCTAGATAAGTTATTCAGATCGATTCTATAATATATCAAGCGGTTAACAAAAATTCGTTCTGATTGAATTAGATTAGGTTCCATACTAGGACCTTCTACTTCATAATTACTAACTAAGATTTGTAGTAGAGCAAGTAAAATTAAAGCATATAAAACCGTTCTTAGTAATTCTTTAATGTTTTTTATGGTCAGCAATTGTTTTAATATTCTTTGATAAATTTAATAAGTTTCATGTTAATCAAAAATTAATTCAATAGCAATTGGACAGTGATCTGATCCCATAACATTATTCATTATTTCAGCACTCATTAGATTCTGTTTTAGTTGTTCATCTATAAAAAAATAGTCTATTCGCCAACCAATATTTCGATCTCGTGCTCTGGTTTTAGTATCCCAGAAAGTGTAATTCCCAGATTCTTGATTTAACTCTCTAAAACAATCTATAAATCCTGAATTTTCGAGCTGATCCAACCATGCACGCTCAATCGGTAAAAAGCCAGAGTTATTGATATTTTCTTTTGGTCTAGCTAAATCAATTTCATGATGAGCAGTATTAAAATCGCCGCAGATCACGACTTTTTCTCCATCTTCTTTTTTCTTCAATATTATTTTTAGAAATTCATCATAAAAATCTAATTTATATTTCAAACGCTCTACTTTTGATTGCCCGTTAGGGAAATAGACGTTGTATAAAGTGAAATTTTGAAATTTCATCATAAGAGTTCTTCCTTCGTGGTCGAATTCTTCAGTCCCCATACCGTTTTCATGGCTTTTTGGTTTAGGTTTCGTGTGGATACTCACTCCACTATATCCTGGCCTTTCAGCACTATTCCAATATGAAGTATAACCATTAATATTAGTAATAGAATCAGGCAATTGATGAAATTGAGCTTTAGTTTCTTGAGTGCAAAATATGTCTGGTTGTTCTTTATTAATCCATTCAACAATTCCTTTTTTTATACTTGCTCGGATTCCATTTACGTTCCAGCTATAAAGTTTTAACTTTTCCATAAATTAATTTCCTAAATTCGAACCAGAAATTAGATTTTGAGCCAATTTAATAGCTTCAACCATGCTAGTGTTATCAGCAATACCTTGCCACGCAATATCAAAAGCTGTTCCATGGTCGACAGATGTTCTAATTAACGGAAGACCTAAATTAACGGTTATGCTTTCTTCAAAACCATAAACTTTTACAGGAATATGGCCTTGGTCATGATACATGCAAATTACTGCATCAAATTTATCTTCAATTGCTTGGTTAAAAATAATATCAGCAGGTATAGGGCCTTCGACATTGATATTATCTTGTTTTGCTTTTGCAATTGCTGGGTTGATTTCTTCATTTTCTTCTCTTCCTAATAATCCTCCATCTGAACCGTGAGGATTCAATGCTGCAACACCAATTCTTGGGGTTTTAAAACCCCAATTGATAAAATTAGTATTTGTTAGTTTAATCATATTATAGACATTTTCTTTAGTTACGAAATCGCATGCGATTTGCACTGATTTATGAGTTGTTAAATGTACTACTCTTAAGTTTTTAGTAATTAACATTGTTGCAACTTCAGGACTCTTTGTAATCGATTGCAATAATTCCATGTGTCCGATTTGAATATATCCTGCCAGAGAAGCTGCCTCTTTGTTTACAGGTGCTGTGGCCATTCCTTGTATTTTATTTTCAAGACATAAATGTGCAGCGATTTCTACCCATTCCATACATGCCTTCCCTGCTTCTTTTGATAAAACACCAGGTTGAATATATTTTGTATTAATATTATCGGGGTCTAGAATCTGGATCATGGAAGTTTCTTCAGGGTCAAATTCCTCAAATTGAGTGATTTTTTTAATAGGCATATTAATTGAGAGTTTTTGATTAACAGTTGACATAGAATAATAACTACCAATAACCAAAAATTCATTCAAAGAATTAATATAAGAAGATTTTAAAGCTTTTAAAATGATTTCTGGACCTATACCACAGGGATCTCCCATAGTGATGCCTACAATATTTTTAATTGACACGATTCACCTGAAAAATTTAGCTAGAAAAAAGTGTTGAATTAGCCCAGTTTTGCTCGAAAGCATTGGAAAGCTTTTGTGGTTGTTTCCATCGTTCCATTTCAATTAGGGAACCATTTCTTTCTCGTAAAAATATATTTCTATCTGTGTCGATAAGATAAATACTGCCAGGCTGTTTAAATGTGGTATTATTTTGCATACAAAATTCGAAATTAACTAAATTTCTGATTAGACCTTCGATAGTAATATTTTGTTCATCAAATAAAACCGCTATAGTATTTGTATTAATTGAAGGCATCTTTTTGACGATTTTTTCAATATCAGCTGAGACTATATATCTATTGGTTATATGAGCCTGAAGAAATAAGTCACCAGTAAGATTTTCTAGAGGTAGAACGTCTGGATTATTAATTCGAACTTGTGGGAGATTTATATCTGCTATCCATCTCATACTTTGTTCATTCAAAGTTATACCCCTTTCATTTCTTACTTTAGTTGATTATTACCCTCCACACTGTGTCCATGCACAGTAATGGCACATTACACATCCTTCCTGAAAAGTAACTGGAGAACTACATTCTGGGCAAGAAAACCCAACAGCTTCTACGGGTATTGGGGTGACGCTAGCTGGAGTTTCTGAATTAGCTATAGCCTTTAATGGTAGTCCTAATTGTTCTACTGCTGATTCTAAATTTGACTCTGGTATATTTGGTGTATCAGAGGTGTATTTTCTTAATACATGAGCTAAAGCGTCAGGGACAGAGCGGACCAATACACCTTGGTCCCAAACAGGGTTACATGTTATTCCTTGTAATTCGTCTATAACTGATTCCATGGCTATTCCTGATCTTAGTGCTAATGAGACTAATCTGCTAACAGCTTCTAAATTTGCAGAATCAATACTTCCTGCTTTACCTAATGTTGCAAACACTTCGAAAGGCAAACCGTCTTCGTCGAAGTTAAGGGTTATATATGTATTACCACTTCCTGTGTGTATTTTTTCAGTGATTCCACGCATAGTCTGCGGACGTTGCTTAGGTGTTAATCCACCAGATGTTGTAATTTCAGTAGTTTCTTCCTCATTTGATTTATCTTTTTGCACTTCCAGTACTTGCATGGATTTAGAGCCGTCTCTGTAAATTGTAATACCTTTACATTTGTTCCAGTATGCTAACCAATAAGCTCTTTCAACGTCTTCTTCAGTTGCTGAGTTTGCCATATTTATAGTTTTACTTACAGCTAAGTCAGTGTGCTTTTGGAAAGCTGCCTGCATTCTTACATGAGTGTCAACAGGTATTTCATTAGCAACTTTGAACACTTTTTTAACGTCATCTGGAATTCCATCAATATTTTGGCAAGACCCTGTTTTAGCTACTTCTGCCATAAGTTCTTCAGAATAGAATCCTCTTTCTTTAGCTACTCGTTCAAAATCAACATTTACTTCTGTAAGTGTTCTTCCGTCCAATACATTCTTTACGAAGGCAAGTGCAAATATGGGTTCAATTCCACTGCTAGCACCAGCAATAGCACTGATTGTACCTGTTGGAGCTATACAAGTTCGAGTTGCATTTCTAATAGGATTGGGGTCCATATCTGTAACCTGCCATCCAGGATATGCTCCTCTATCTTTTGCAAGGTTAATTGAAACATCTCTAGCAGCTTCATTAATGCATTGCATAACATCAGAACCTAACGTTAATGCTTCTTCGGAATCATAATCAATTCCTAATCTTATTAAACAATCGTGCCAACCCATAACTCCAAGGCCAGTTTTTCTGGTAAGATCAACTGCTTCTTTAACTTTGGTTGTAGGGAATTGATTGATTGTAACAACATCATCTAAAAATCTAGCTGCTGTTCTTGATACAGATTCAAGTTCTTGGAAATCAAAAGAAGTATTACCATTTTCATCAGTTTTTATGAATTTACCTAAATCGATTGACCCAAGATTGCATGCTTCATTTGCAAGTAAAGGAACTTCTCCGCAAGGATTTGTGCTGTCAAGATTACCGATGTGGGGTGTAGGATTTGTACGATTTGCTTCGTCAATGAAATATAAGCCTGGATCACCTGTTTTCCATGCGGAAGAGATTATATCTTGCCAAAGTTCTCTGGCTTTGACAGTTTCGATAATAGTACCAGCATCTTTTGCTTCACTATCTTGCGGAACAACTAGATCCCAGTCTTCATCATTTTCTACTGCTTTCATGAAATCATCAGTTATTGCAATTGATATATTAAAGTTTTGAGCAGTTTTATCATCATCTTTCATGTGGATGAAGTCTTTTATTTCAGGATGAGATATTCCTAAAATACCCATGTTGGCGCCGTGTCGTTTACCACCCTGTGTGATCATGTCGGATAAGGAGCTTAACATATTTAGCACAGCTATAGATCCGCACGCTTTACCCTGTGTGGTTTTGATTGGGTTTCCTCTTGGTCGTAACTTACTAAAGGAATAACCTAGACCTCCTCCATATTTTTGAATCATGGCAGAAGATGTAGCTGCTTCCATAATACTCTGCATAGTATCTTCAACTGGTAAAACAAAGCATGCAGATAGTGTTCCTTGTCCTGTTCCTGCATTAAAAAGTGTTGGAGAATTAGGAATAAATACAGTCTTTGCCATTAAGTTGTAAAATTCATTTTCCCAAAATTGTTTTTCATCCCCTGTTTCTTCTGCTGAAGCAACCGCACTCGCCACACGTTCAAACATACCTTTTGGCGTTTCATCTCCTATTAGGTAGCGCACTTTCAATATAGTAAGCGCATTATCCGAAAGTTGAGGGTCAATTTTAGATGTTGTCATTATTAATTTTACTCCTTATGTAGTTAGTGTATGGTTAAAATAAAACTAGAGTTATAATTCTATAAAAGGGGGTCGATAGATAAAAATATATCGGAATTTGATGATTATTGTTAGCCTTTTTTATTATATTTATTTTTGCCTTTCGCCTAATAATTATTATTTTTATTACTTGTTATCTTTATTTCTAAACTCAAATAGTGTTGGTTGCAAATTATCATCTGATTCTTCCTCAAAACTATCTGTGATAGCAGATTCAAGTTCTTCCTTAAATGTTTCAAGGTCAGGGAAATCTTTATAAACACTTGCGTATCTTATGTATGCCACCCTGTCTACTTCTTTCAATTTCTTTACAACAATCTCTCCAATAATTTTACTACCTATTTCACTTCTTCCTCGCTTAAATATATTTGATTCAACTTCTGATACAATTTTATCCAAAGTCCCTGTAGGTAGAGGTCGTTTTGTGCATGCTAGTTTTAGACTGTACATGAGTTTTTCTTTATTAAAGTCTTCTCTTCTACCATCTCTTTTTACTATTGCTATTACGTTGGACTGAACTTGTTCGTATGTAGTATATCTGAGGGCGCACAAAGAACATTCTCTTCTACGTCGAGTAGCTGTTTTTGAGTCTCTCGAATCTATTACTTTCGATTCTCCATGTCCGCAGTGAGGACAAAGCATTTAATTAATATCTCCATATTTATATATATTTAAGCTCCCAGGGACAATATATGCAGAAACTTTACTGATATATTTATAGATCGGGAGCCTAATTCTCACATTAAAAGGATCTATTGTCAATAGGTAAGCACAAAATAACGTATTATTATTATCTACTACACAATATATTGCGGTTTTCGCCACTTGAGCAATAAGTGGTAATTATTCTTATTAGTTATAATAATCTTTTGCAACTTTTGTAATTAATAATATGTATAGGTTTTTAAAGAGTAGTGTTTTGTTTGAAGAGAATTTAAGCAGTAATTAGTTTGTAAAATTAGTAAAAAATAGAAAAAATAGGAATGATCTTAAATTTAAATATTCATATTCCTAGAAAAATATCTAAAATTTACTAAATATTCTTGACAAGCTTCTTGTAAAATGGTAATTTTCATTCGTTGGTAAAAAAATATAAGGAGCTGTGGCTTATACCAAGGGTCGCTCGTTCGTCTAAGGCTACATTGGAAAATGGTTGCATCAATCGACAGTCTCTCCTATCACAAACCAGCACTTCTTGAAGAGGTGCTAACGATCTTGGAACCAAGATCAAATAACAACTTTGTTGACGCTACTTTAGGTGACGGAGGCCACGCTCTAGCAATATTAAATTCTACATTACCGAACGGGCGCCTTCTTGGGTTAGATGCTGATGATCAAGGAGTTTTGAGAGCATCTGAAAGATTAAAGAAATACAGAGGAAGAGTTTGCTTGAAAAATTATAACTTTAATAAATTAGAACAAGCTGTTTCGGAAAGTCAGATTTCTCCTATCTCTGGCATTCTTTTTGATTTAGGTATTTCTTCTTGGCAATTAGACTCAGCGGATAAAGGCTTTAGTTTTAAAGATAAATCTTTAGATATGAGATTTCATTCCCAACAAGTAACAACTGCTCTTCAATTAGTAAATAATCTTGAATATAAAGAACTCTCTTCACTTATTTATAAATATGGTGAGGACCCAAACGCTAACCGAATAAGTAGAGCCATTATAAAAGCTCGACCAATACTCACTGCCAAACATCTAACCGAGATTGTTCAGATGGCAGTACCCCGAAGAGGTAGAAAAATAAACCCGGCTACGAAAACATTTCAAAGTTTACGAATCGCAGTAAATAATGAAATGGAAAATTTAGAATATACTTTATCTTCTCTCATGAGTTTCTTAACTAAAGGTACAAAGATAGTAGTTATTGCATATCATTCACTCGAAGATAGAATTGTAAAAAACTTTATGAAAACTGAGTCTACTGATTGT from SAR202 cluster bacterium encodes:
- a CDS encoding adenosylcobalamin-dependent ribonucleoside-diphosphate reductase, yielding MTTSKIDPQLSDNALTILKVRYLIGDETPKGMFERVASAVASAEETGDEKQFWENEFYNLMAKTVFIPNSPTLFNAGTGQGTLSACFVLPVEDTMQSIMEAATSSAMIQKYGGGLGYSFSKLRPRGNPIKTTQGKACGSIAVLNMLSSLSDMITQGGKRHGANMGILGISHPEIKDFIHMKDDDKTAQNFNISIAITDDFMKAVENDEDWDLVVPQDSEAKDAGTIIETVKARELWQDIISSAWKTGDPGLYFIDEANRTNPTPHIGNLDSTNPCGEVPLLANEACNLGSIDLGKFIKTDENGNTSFDFQELESVSRTAARFLDDVVTINQFPTTKVKEAVDLTRKTGLGVMGWHDCLIRLGIDYDSEEALTLGSDVMQCINEAARDVSINLAKDRGAYPGWQVTDMDPNPIRNATRTCIAPTGTISAIAGASSGIEPIFALAFVKNVLDGRTLTEVNVDFERVAKERGFYSEELMAEVAKTGSCQNIDGIPDDVKKVFKVANEIPVDTHVRMQAAFQKHTDLAVSKTINMANSATEEDVERAYWLAYWNKCKGITIYRDGSKSMQVLEVQKDKSNEEETTEITTSGGLTPKQRPQTMRGITEKIHTGSGNTYITLNFDEDGLPFEVFATLGKAGSIDSANLEAVSRLVSLALRSGIAMESVIDELQGITCNPVWDQGVLVRSVPDALAHVLRKYTSDTPNIPESNLESAVEQLGLPLKAIANSETPASVTPIPVEAVGFSCPECSSPVTFQEGCVMCHYCAWTQCGG
- the rsmH gene encoding 16S rRNA (cytosine(1402)-N(4))-methyltransferase RsmH; amino-acid sequence: MVASIDSLSYHKPALLEEVLTILEPRSNNNFVDATLGDGGHALAILNSTLPNGRLLGLDADDQGVLRASERLKKYRGRVCLKNYNFNKLEQAVSESQISPISGILFDLGISSWQLDSADKGFSFKDKSLDMRFHSQQVTTALQLVNNLEYKELSSLIYKYGEDPNANRISRAIIKARPILTAKHLTEIVQMAVPRRGRKINPATKTFQSLRIAVNNEMENLEYTLSSLMSFLTKGTKIVVIAYHSLEDRIVKNFMKTESTDCLCPTTVLVCQCNHTKRIELINKKIIKPSEEEIEGNPRVRSARLRACVVL
- the xth gene encoding exodeoxyribonuclease III; translation: MEKLKLYSWNVNGIRASIKKGIVEWINKEQPDIFCTQETKAQFHQLPDSITNINGYTSYWNSAERPGYSGVSIHTKPKPKSHENGMGTEEFDHEGRTLMMKFQNFTLYNVYFPNGQSKVERLKYKLDFYDEFLKIILKKKEDGEKVVICGDFNTAHHEIDLARPKENINNSGFLPIERAWLDQLENSGFIDCFRELNQESGNYTFWDTKTRARDRNIGWRIDYFFIDEQLKQNLMSAEIMNNVMGSDHCPIAIELIFD
- the pdxA gene encoding 4-hydroxythreonine-4-phosphate dehydrogenase PdxA; its protein translation is MSIKNIVGITMGDPCGIGPEIILKALKSSYINSLNEFLVIGSYYSMSTVNQKLSINMPIKKITQFEEFDPEETSMIQILDPDNINTKYIQPGVLSKEAGKACMEWVEIAAHLCLENKIQGMATAPVNKEAASLAGYIQIGHMELLQSITKSPEVATMLITKNLRVVHLTTHKSVQIACDFVTKENVYNMIKLTNTNFINWGFKTPRIGVAALNPHGSDGGLLGREENEEINPAIAKAKQDNINVEGPIPADIIFNQAIEDKFDAVICMYHDQGHIPVKVYGFEESITVNLGLPLIRTSVDHGTAFDIAWQGIADNTSMVEAIKLAQNLISGSNLGN
- the lepB gene encoding signal peptidase I, translated to MYQRILKQLLTIKNIKELLRTVLYALILLALLQILVSNYEVEGPSMEPNLIQSERIFVNRLIYYRIDLNNLSRFLPYYQSEGHKSLFSKPERGDIIIFKYPPDPNKMFVKRVIGIPGDVVEIVNGNVYLNNEKLTEKYLTNSYSGKSIGPTTIENGFFFVLGDNRAESNDSRNGWLVPYDSIIGKAWILYWPINKLSLI
- a CDS encoding DUF4395 domain-containing protein gives rise to the protein MRGLFSFPHPVNEYAARLVAGMVIILILIILFTNQNVLLWVLLYGFLARVLTGPTLSPMGLLATKIIIPILGEPNKPVAGPPKRFAQLIGFTLSLLAVIAEFVLSSTITAYFIISVIGIFAALESILGFCAGCYVFAILMKYGFIPESTCEKCNNINI
- the nrdR gene encoding transcriptional repressor NrdR, with the translated sequence MLCPHCGHGESKVIDSRDSKTATRRRRECSLCALRYTTYEQVQSNVIAIVKRDGRREDFNKEKLMYSLKLACTKRPLPTGTLDKIVSEVESNIFKRGRSEIGSKIIGEIVVKKLKEVDRVAYIRYASVYKDFPDLETFKEELESAITDSFEEESDDNLQPTLFEFRNKDNK
- a CDS encoding 5'-methylthioadenosine nucleosidase, giving the protein MLKEKNLDLLVVALKDEFVHPDKPDNLEIIYTGVGKVNASFALTKAIYEYKPSRVFNFGTAGAISDNLHGLITVTGFIERDMDATGHDMGFELGQTPFEDEIIIGHQGIICGTGDSFVTSIPSVKCDLVDMEGYALAKICKYMNIPFQCYKFISDKADNTASEDWQKSVNDGQSLFLDKLNEIL